A part of Capsicum annuum cultivar UCD-10X-F1 chromosome 6, UCD10Xv1.1, whole genome shotgun sequence genomic DNA contains:
- the LOC107854308 gene encoding inositol phosphorylceramide glucuronosyltransferase 1-like: MVVEPSEKVFNDMMSKVTTLPSYTGGDQGFLNSYYVGFANAHIYEPNLSSDILNSRKVPEIKRLSTLYNADVGLYMIANKVSFRFKRLPFFECVFSWVGV; encoded by the exons ATGGTGGTTGAGCCATCAGAAAAAGTTTTTAATGATATGATGAGCAAGGTGACCACTTTGCCTTCTTACACTGGAG GTGATCAAGGTTTTCTCAACTCCTACTATGTTGGATTTGCGAACGCTCATATTTATGAGCCAAATTTGTCTTCAGATATCTTAAATTCTAGGAAGGTTCCTGAAATAAAGAGACTTTCTACTCTTTACAATGCAGATGTTGGACTCTATATGATTGCTAATAAGGTATCTTTTAGGTTCAAGAGACTGCCTTTCTTTGAGTGTGTTTTTAGTTGGGTGGGTGTGTAG